The genomic stretch GGTTTCGACTTCCTCGAGGGTGGGAGTTCTGTTCCTAGGAGGTCGGCATTTAACCATGTTTGCTATGTACACCTCTTCTCTTTGTATGCCTACTGAGAGGAGAATTTTGGTCAGGAGTTGTCCTGCTTTTCCGACAAAGGGTCGCCCCGTGCGGTCTTCGTCTTCACCAGGTGCTTCACCGATGAACATGATGAGGGCATCGGGGTTCCCTTCGCCGAAGACCACCTGGGTTCTACTTTTTGCGAGGGGACAAAGGGTGCATTGCTCAACCTCTTGCTTTATCTCTGCAAGGAGTTCTTCTTTTTTCTGTAGAAGCGAACGAGACACATCGCATCACCAGTAAGAACCTCTTTCCATTGTACCACATGTGTTCTCATCTTTGTTCGTCAACGATTTCGATGACCTGGTACCCGTA from Candidatus Caldatribacterium sp. encodes the following:
- a CDS encoding uracil-DNA glycosylase, with product MSRSLLQKKEELLAEIKQEVEQCTLCPLAKSRTQVVFGEGNPDALIMFIGEAPGEDEDRTGRPFVGKAGQLLTKILLSVGIQREEVYIANMVKCRPPRNRTPTLEEVET